CCTTCGACTATATACTCCCCAGGAAGCGTGTTCGCGGCGATGTCGTGACCTATCACTACCTCAACGCTACCTTCCTCCTGGACCTCTCTGAGCACGACCCCGAAGGTCCAAGTCCGGCTAAACTTCCTCCTCACCCAAACCGTAGCTGCCGCCACTCCCAGGGCCGGTAACCCGAACACTATGAACCCCGGTAAGACCCCCTCAAGCGGCAGGACGAGCGCTACTACCGGAGGTACGTTCGTCAGTATCGCGGACAGTACGACGAACCCTAGGATAATAAGTGTGGAATGCCAGTACGGTCGCCAATGGAGGTCCTCTGAAGGTGAGACGCGGCGGAGCCATCCAAGACTGAAGGCCGTGACGAACACTGATATTACGGCCAAGGCTTCCCACAACATCACGGGCGGTGCCACTATCCCCTCCAGGATTACGAAGACTACGGTCGCGAGGAGGGAGAACTGCAGCACTAAGGCGGGCACGTCCCACGGCATTCTAGGGGCCGCTGCGACCCGCTTACCGCGTATCTCTACGTCTTTGAAGGGTACTTGGGGCAGCTCCGGTAGCAGTACCTGACCCTCTCTCACCATCTCCATGACCGTCTGGAACTTGGATGCGGACTCTTCGGCCGTCCTGATGAGTTGCGAGGTGAATTTGGCGGAGCGTTTCGGACCCTCTTTGAGCAGCTTCACTATTATCCAAGGCAAGTTCACGGTCACGTAGCCGACGGCGGCGGTGAACTTCCACACGAACCGCCCGATCCGCTCAAGCACCAAGTCATTCCTCCCCGCCGAGCTCGTCGCGGTAAGCTTCGAGCAGTCGCTCCTCCTTACCTAGTACTTCAGCGGCGGAGGACACGTTGTCCGATTCCTCGTAGACCTCGGACAACCGATCACGGTAGTTCTTGTCGC
Above is a window of Methanopyrus sp. SNP6 DNA encoding:
- a CDS encoding DUF2101 family protein, which encodes MLERIGRFVWKFTAAVGYVTVNLPWIIVKLLKEGPKRSAKFTSQLIRTAEESASKFQTVMEMVREGQVLLPELPQVPFKDVEIRGKRVAAAPRMPWDVPALVLQFSLLATVVFVILEGIVAPPVMLWEALAVISVFVTAFSLGWLRRVSPSEDLHWRPYWHSTLIILGFVVLSAILTNVPPVVALVLPLEGVLPGFIVFGLPALGVAAATVWVRRKFSRTWTFGVVLREVQEEGSVEVVIGHDIAANTLPGEYIVEGSGSEGTPVLVEVERSGFSLTGARPVRVLKEGWW